A section of the Candidatus Omnitrophota bacterium genome encodes:
- a CDS encoding acetyl-CoA carboxylase carboxyltransferase subunit beta: MAFFSKKPIFGRARKKDIPGGLWTKCPECGEMLYNKTLKDNLEVCPKCDYHFRMGAHERIQSMVDTGSFQEICKGMTSKDPLKFKGPSDYPTKIKKDQKTTGLKDAAVVGEAKINGRRVALGATDSRFIMGSMGSVVGEKITRIIEHAQKERIPLVIVSGSGGGARMYEGMLSLMQMAKTSAALDKLNRSGGLFISVLTNPTMAGVMASFASLGDIIIAEPKALIGFTGPRVIQQTIKQELPEGFQSSEFLLEHGLIDRIVHRRDMRETLTKLFDYLSMDPEKAQA, encoded by the coding sequence ATGGCTTTTTTCTCCAAAAAACCCATATTCGGCAGAGCTCGAAAAAAAGATATCCCCGGGGGATTGTGGACGAAGTGCCCCGAGTGCGGTGAGATGCTTTACAACAAGACGCTCAAGGATAACCTTGAGGTTTGTCCCAAATGCGATTACCATTTCCGGATGGGCGCGCATGAGAGGATACAGAGCATGGTCGACACGGGTTCCTTCCAGGAGATCTGCAAGGGGATGACGAGCAAGGATCCCCTCAAGTTCAAGGGGCCCAGCGATTATCCAACAAAGATCAAGAAAGACCAGAAAACGACCGGTCTTAAGGACGCGGCAGTGGTCGGCGAGGCAAAGATAAACGGAAGACGCGTCGCTCTCGGGGCTACCGATTCCCGTTTTATCATGGGTTCCATGGGTTCGGTCGTGGGGGAGAAGATAACAAGGATCATAGAACATGCCCAGAAGGAAAGGATCCCTCTTGTGATCGTTTCCGGTTCGGGCGGGGGAGCTAGGATGTACGAGGGGATGCTCTCCCTGATGCAGATGGCTAAAACCAGTGCTGCGCTGGATAAACTTAACAGAAGCGGCGGCCTTTTTATCTCCGTGCTCACCAATCCCACTATGGCGGGTGTCATGGCCAGTTTCGCTTCGTTGGGCGATATCATAATAGCCGAACCCAAGGCGCTTATCGGTTTTACCGGTCCCAGGGTCATCCAGCAGACCATTAAACAGGAACTGCCCGAAGGGTTCCAAAGTTCGGAATTTCTCTTGGAACACGGCCTTATCGATCGTATAGTCCACAGAAGGGATATGAGGGAGACACTTACCAAACTGTTCGATTACCTGAGCATGGATCCGGAGAAGGCTCAGGCTTGA
- a CDS encoding DUF1015 family protein has protein sequence MAEIRPFRGLLYSQKKIEGDYSGVVAPPYDVISPGERDQLYEKSPYNIIRLILGKASGEDDARDNKYTRAKEYLEQWQQEGILAADDTDSFYVYLQEYEYRGIRCSRLGFIGLMKIGETGSDELLPHENTLAKPKEDRMNLIKQVESNLSPIFSLYNDSEGKIKNVLESATRESEPIIDITVSGVRHALWKLSGSEEIRKIVDWMVGKNLFIADGHHRYEVAKMYRDMRRQEDDYDGSADYVMMYFTDMADPENLTVMATHRAVKEMPVSDDEELSGKLKEYFTVTGFSTLSELMDSLERESRDGQAFGYYGGGEYLLMKSSDRKALLDLIEEEKTGDWKSLDVSILHSAVFEKILGVSAKEGNITYVKMPEEAGKLVDAGSHDAAFFLNPTRVEQLKSVAEHREMMPQKSTYFYPKLLTGLVINKFEQLKVTT, from the coding sequence ATGGCAGAAATAAGACCTTTCAGGGGGCTTCTTTACAGCCAAAAGAAAATAGAGGGTGATTATTCCGGTGTGGTCGCCCCGCCTTATGATGTTATCTCTCCCGGGGAACGCGATCAGTTGTATGAAAAAAGCCCTTATAATATTATCCGCCTTATACTCGGCAAGGCATCCGGGGAGGACGACGCCCGGGATAATAAATACACACGTGCCAAGGAATATCTTGAACAGTGGCAGCAGGAGGGGATACTTGCTGCCGATGATACCGATTCCTTTTACGTGTATCTGCAGGAATACGAATACCGGGGCATCCGCTGCAGCAGGCTGGGTTTCATCGGCCTGATGAAGATCGGCGAAACCGGGTCGGATGAGCTGCTTCCGCACGAGAACACTCTGGCGAAGCCCAAAGAAGACAGGATGAACCTGATAAAACAGGTCGAAAGCAACCTGAGCCCCATATTCAGTCTTTACAATGATTCTGAGGGGAAAATTAAGAATGTGCTGGAGTCGGCGACCCGGGAGTCCGAACCGATCATAGACATAACTGTTTCCGGAGTGAGACACGCTCTCTGGAAACTCTCCGGAAGCGAGGAGATCCGGAAAATAGTTGACTGGATGGTCGGCAAGAACCTGTTCATAGCCGACGGACACCACAGATATGAAGTGGCCAAGATGTACCGTGACATGCGCAGGCAGGAAGATGATTATGACGGCAGCGCCGATTATGTAATGATGTACTTCACGGATATGGCCGATCCGGAAAACCTCACTGTCATGGCGACGCACAGGGCGGTCAAGGAAATGCCGGTCTCCGACGATGAGGAACTTTCGGGGAAGCTTAAAGAGTATTTTACCGTCACAGGGTTTTCCACGCTTAGTGAGCTCATGGACTCCCTCGAACGGGAAAGCCGCGATGGGCAGGCTTTCGGGTATTACGGCGGCGGAGAATATCTCTTAATGAAGTCCAGCGACAGGAAGGCGCTCCTTGATCTTATAGAAGAGGAGAAGACCGGGGACTGGAAAAGCCTGGACGTAAGCATCCTCCATTCGGCTGTTTTCGAGAAAATACTAGGGGTGAGCGCCAAAGAGGGCAACATAACTTACGTCAAGATGCCGGAGGAGGCAGGTAAACTTGTCGACGCGGGCAGTCACGACGCGGCTTTTTTCCTTAATCCCACGAGAGTGGAACAGCTCAAATCAGTGGCCGAGCACAGAGAGATGATGCCGCAAAAATCCACTTATTTTTATCCGAAACTTCTTACGGGACTGGTCATAAACAAGTTCGAGCAGTTGAAGGTTACAACATAA
- a CDS encoding zinc ribbon domain-containing protein encodes MPTYDYVCADCGNRFELFQSMKDDPLKDCPKCKGHLKRLIGTGAGIIFKGKGFYQTDYKSACPAGGEKPSSCEGSCGCPNKDSSD; translated from the coding sequence ATGCCTACTTACGATTACGTGTGCGCCGATTGCGGCAACAGGTTCGAGCTGTTCCAGAGCATGAAGGATGATCCGCTCAAGGATTGTCCCAAATGCAAGGGTCACCTCAAGCGCCTGATCGGGACCGGAGCGGGTATCATCTTCAAGGGAAAAGGCTTTTATCAGACGGATTACAAGTCTGCCTGTCCCGCCGGGGGTGAGAAGCCTTCCTCCTGTGAAGGTTCCTGCGGCTGTCCCAATAAAGACTCTTCTGATTAA
- the dnaJ gene encoding molecular chaperone DnaJ encodes MGDYYRILGVESTATAEEIKKAYRKLAVKYHPDKNPGNKEAEEKFKEISHAYEILSNGQKRAQYDQFGEAAFQQGGGYGGFGFHDPSDIFREVFGGSFGDIFDGMFGFGGSRRRGPRKGRSLQATVTLDFFEAAKGVTKNIRVRRHEVCSSCNGSRAEPGTESKTCQRCGGTGHVSQSGGFFSISRTCEACGGEGRIIEKPCRDCGGLGRKDVIKNIEVKVPAGVDDGMRLRLSGEGDPGISGGPSGDLFVSIRVREDRFFSRKNDDLLCVLPVSYTQLVFGDDVKVPGLDGEVDLSIPEGTQSGRVFRIRGKGIKRLDGRGRGDQLVKVMVEIPKNLNARQKKILRDFEQSMGGKKATGGKNILAKVKEFLS; translated from the coding sequence ATGGGAGATTATTACCGTATCCTCGGCGTGGAGAGCACTGCCACGGCCGAGGAGATAAAGAAAGCATACAGGAAACTCGCTGTTAAATACCATCCGGACAAGAACCCGGGTAACAAAGAGGCCGAGGAGAAGTTCAAGGAGATATCTCACGCTTACGAGATACTCAGTAACGGCCAGAAACGCGCCCAGTATGACCAGTTCGGTGAAGCAGCTTTCCAGCAGGGCGGCGGATACGGGGGGTTCGGGTTCCATGACCCTTCGGATATATTCCGTGAGGTCTTCGGCGGGAGTTTCGGGGATATCTTTGACGGGATGTTCGGGTTCGGCGGTTCCAGGCGCAGAGGTCCCAGGAAAGGCAGGAGCCTTCAGGCTACCGTGACCCTTGATTTTTTTGAAGCTGCCAAAGGCGTGACGAAGAATATCAGGGTAAGAAGGCATGAGGTCTGTTCTTCATGCAACGGATCCAGGGCCGAACCCGGTACGGAAAGTAAAACCTGCCAGCGTTGCGGCGGCACCGGGCATGTGAGCCAGTCCGGAGGGTTTTTCAGTATTTCCAGGACGTGCGAAGCCTGCGGCGGGGAAGGGCGGATCATCGAGAAGCCCTGCCGTGATTGCGGCGGTCTGGGCAGGAAAGATGTCATTAAGAACATTGAGGTGAAAGTTCCCGCCGGTGTCGATGACGGTATGCGGCTCAGGCTTTCGGGTGAAGGCGACCCGGGCATATCAGGCGGCCCCAGCGGAGACCTTTTCGTGTCCATAAGGGTCAGGGAGGACAGGTTCTTCTCAAGAAAGAACGATGACCTGTTATGTGTTCTTCCGGTGTCCTATACCCAGCTTGTTTTCGGTGATGATGTCAAGGTCCCCGGTCTGGACGGGGAGGTAGATCTGTCGATACCCGAAGGCACACAGAGCGGAAGAGTTTTCAGGATCCGGGGTAAAGGGATCAAACGCCTGGACGGGCGTGGCCGGGGCGATCAGCTAGTAAAGGTCATGGTGGAAATACCTAAGAACCTTAATGCCCGGCAGAAAAAAATACTCAGGGATTTCGAACAGAGCATGGGCGGTAAAAAAGCAACCGGCGGTAAGAACATACTGGCCAAGGTCAAGGAGTTCCTGAGTTAA